DNA from Pichia kudriavzevii chromosome 5, complete sequence:
TCACGATCGGCTTGATGAAAATTCTGGTATGACCCTTGACGGAGgttggtattggtattggCACTAGGATGCGAATCAGTCTCATTTGTATTTATATCTGAATTATCGCTTATGTCATCTCCTTTATGTGTTGAACGATAAACAGCTTGTAATAAGCCCGCATTACGTTTATAACAACTAGATTGGGAGGTTGAATCTGCCCTACTGCTTCCAGGTACGTTGATATTTGAAGCAGAGTTAGACGATTTGTGTGAAACACCCGATACTGTCTTATGAATTGGTGCAAGAGCTGTTGGCGGTAGCAGTACGCCACTTGCGGCTTGTGTTATATTAACGGGGACAAACTGTGGTAAAGAGGATGCTGTTAAAGGCTTTGGGTTTTCCGAGTCTGAAGACGAAGGATTGCTTAATGATACAGAGCCGCTGGGTGAATGTTTAGAAGAGCTGGATGATGAAGTTCTGGGCAGTGTTGGTGGCATTGGTAATGACATGTTATTGTTAGTATGATTATGATTTGCTGCTGTAATAAAAGAATGATCGTTATTTGTGGCCAAATATCTACCATTCAACGACCCATTCTTGCTTGGTGAGCTGTAAACTTTACTGGGGATTTTGGGCGCATTATACCCATTTGCATTTCGGTTAGGTGACTCGTGTCTGGATGGATAACCATTCAAAGATACAGTTGATTTTCGTTTATTCAAATTCGGTGGGGGGATAATTCCAGTTAAACTATGGGTAGAATGGTTCAATTTTTGCATTATTTTATGCGTAGTTGAAGTTTGATGTTTCTTTGTGTCCATTTTCCCCCCTGAAGAACTCGAATGTGGATCAGTGGTATCTGCAGATAAGGTTGGGATTTCTGCATCATCCattgaattggaaattctGATCTCTGGCTTGGTGAATCCATTTGATGGACTTccaatatcatcttcatcatcttgCTCTATCAATGGACGattgttttcttcctctgTTTGATCTCTGCTGAGATTTACCTCTGACGAACTCAGGCCCAGCTTCGACAGCTTCTTTCTTATGTAGGAGGATTTCTTCCCCATACTACTCGACTCTGGATGGACAGGCTCAAAAGTAGGATATGTATTCAGAGACGACTCTTTATGTTCTGGCATTCTCTGCATATATCCCCTTACCCTTGCATGGTTTATCCTTTCTTGTTCGTTTCTACAACGCAAGTTTTACTCTTAACCTTACATATTTCCGATACTTACCTGAAAAGTCATGCGCCATAGTAAATAGTACAAGTGCATGCGCCACATCAATATAAAAATCAATGGttatatttattatttcttattcttttttttttcatctttcattattgattttttgtattttttttttttttttgaattttgccctattttcattttattttcgtGTTGATTCGCTCAACGTGAAATTTGTGCTGGATCAGATCTTCAAGAAACCCAAAAAGTCTCGTGGCAACTTAAGGTTGTTCCAGCTGAGCAGCACGCAGTGGGAATACTGAAACACACATCCTGCCACTTGCCCTATTCCCTTTTGGTGATCTGTACACGCTTCAACTTTGTAAAGGGGTAATTCCAGTCTCTATCATACTccagaaagaaaaagaaggaagatATAAAAGTAgacaaacaaaagcaaaacaaacaaacaaataaacgaaagaacaaacaagcgagcagaagaagaaacaaaggAACGAGCAAACGAGTAGCCAAATAAATGTCGACCGTTCAACTAGACGTTGGGAGTCTGTGCTGGATTCCTGATGAGAAGCTAGGTTGGCTTCCTGTCAAGGTAAAGTCCCTTTCCAAAGAAGGTGAGAAGCACAAGATTGAGCTGGAATCCGAAGACGATCCCGAGAGAGTCATCACTATAACAACAGACGACCTGAGTGACTCCAATCCTCAGGTTCCATTAATGAGAAACCATGCTGAAAATGTTGAGGATCTAACGACCCTCTCTCATTTGAATGAACCTTCTGTTTTGAATGTGATCAAACTCAGATACTCTCAATTCAATATTTACACGTATTCTGGTATTGTGCTCATTGCAGTGAATCCTTTCCAGAGGAATGACGAGTTATATTCTTCTTACAGAATAAGAAGATATGCAAACACTAGAAGAGGTGACGAAGAACCTCACTTGTTTGCAATTGCAGAAGAGGCTTACAGATGTATGATaaacagaaaagaaaaccagTCTATCGTTGTTTCTGGTGAGTCGGGTGCAGGTAAGACAGTTTCTGCTAAATATATCATGAGATACTTTGCAAGCGTCGATTCTGACGAAAATCAACATGATATGTCTGAAACGGAAAAGCAAATTCTTGCGACTAATCCTATTATGGAATCCTTTGGTAATGCTAAAACTACTAGGAACGACAATTCCTCTAGATTTGGTAAATATCTTGAAATCTTGTTTGATGATAATACTGTCATTCGTGGTGCTAAAATTAGAACCTATCTATTAGAGCGCTCTAGGTTAGTCTTCCAACCAAAAACAGAACGTAACTATCATATTTTCTATCAAATGATCCAAGGTTTGGATGAGGAGACCAAAAAGTCAATTCACTTAACCCATGTTGAAGACTATTATTATCTAAACCAAGGTGGTGTTCCAATTATTGAAGGTATTGATGACCgtaaagaatttgaagataccCGTAACGCATTGAGCTTGATTGGCATTGACTCTGAAAAGCAATTGCAAATATTCAAGATTTTATCTGGTCTATTGCATCTAGGTAATATTGAAATACCTAAAACTAGAAATAATGCATCACTTTCCTCTGATGAGCCAAATCTAGTTAAAGCATGTGAACTTCTAGGGTTGGATCCGGTGTTGTTTGCTAAATGGACAgtgaaaaaacaaatcaaaacaagATTTGAAACCATCAATACTGACTTGAAGTATAACGAGGCAATCAATGCAAGAGATGCTATTGCTAAATACATCTATCATAATCTATTTGACTGGTTAGTCGAATATGTCAACTCTGATTTATGTCCTCCTGAAATTGAGGAAAGCATTAGCACTTTTATTGGCGTTTTGGATATTTATGGTTTTGAGcattttgagaaaaattcGTTTGAACAATTTTGTATCAACTATGCTAACGAAAAATTACAACAAGAATTCACACaacatgttttcaaattagaGCAACAGCTCTATGTTGACGAAGAAATCGAGTGGTccttcattgaattctCAGATAATCAACCTTGtattgatgttattgagAAGAGATTGGGTGTCTTGGACTTATTGAACGAAGAATCCGGTTTACCATCTGGTTCTGATCAACAATGGGCGGACAAGTTGTACCAAAATTTGGCTAAACCTCCAACTGacaaagttttcaagaaacCAAGGTTTGGTAATAACAAGTTTATAATTTCCCATTACGCTCTTGATGTTCCTTACGACACTGAAGGTTTTGTGGAGAAGAATAGAGACACTGTTTCTGATGGCCAAAAGGACACACTAAAGGCAACCACAAATGAATTCCTCAATGAGGTTTTAACAAGATCTGAAAAAAGTGTtaacaatgaagaaggtAAAGTTGCTCCGCCAAAACCAGGTAGAAAAGCACCAGCAAAAGAGACTTTGGgttccaaattcaaagggtcattgattgaattgatgaagacCATCAACTCATCCAATGTTCACTATATTAGATGTATAAAACCAAATGAGCAGAAATTAGCATGGGAATTTGATCCGAATATGGTTTTGTCTCAATTAAGAGCCTGTGGTGTTTTAGAGACAATCAAGATTTCATGTGCCGGTTTCCCATCTAAGATGACGTACCCTGAATTTGCTGACTCATTCAACGTCTTGTTTGATTCCAATGATCGTTCCAGAATTTTGAAAGGTGATGTCGATGaggaatttttgaaatcactGACTAGATCTTTTATGGAGGAGCATATCAAAGATGATCATAGCTTTCAAATTGGTAAAACTAAAGTGTTCTTCAAAGCTGGAATTTTAGGTAATATTGAGAAGATGAAGAGTgataaaaataagaaatCAGCTATAATAATCCAGAAGTATTTGAGAGCCTATCCACCTAGAAAATTATTCAAGGAGACTAGAGAAGCTACTATCAACCTACAATCTGCTATTAGGGGATTCATTGTCAGAAAGAACATTCAAAGGGAAAAGGAAGAGGGTGCTTCTATCTTACTTCAATCTTTGACCAGAGGCTTCATTATGAGAAAAAGATTTGCTGAAGCAGTCAAATCATGTGTTAGATTGCAATCACAAATCCGTGGATTTACAATTAGAAAGaatgttttcaagaatCACCAGAATAAGGCTGCTATTTTGATCCAATCCGTCGGCAGGGGTTCCATTGCTAGAAGGGAATTTAACAAGACTAGAAGGGCCGCAATCATTATTCAATCACATGGTCGTAGACAATTGGCCAAGAAAGAGTTCAGCCAGTTAAAGGAGGAGGCgaaatcattgaataaAATGCAACAAGTCCAGTATAGTTTAGAAAACAAGGTTATCGAACTAACCCAATCACTGAGTTCcaaaattgaggaaaatgTCAGACTAgtcaatgaaattgaacaacTTCAAAGCTTAGTTTCAAAGACACAAGAAGAGCATTCTAATCTAAAGACCCGAATGTTAGAAACTGAGGGTGAGCATTCGAACAGGATAGTTGAATATGAGAACAATATTATTGAATTGAATAATGAGATTTCACAAGTTAAATTTGACTATGAAGCCGCAAGaaagaaggttgaagagTTAACAGAATCACAAAATAAGTTAAAGGTCGAACTAACTGAGAATTTAGACGCATTGAAGAAGGCACAGCAAGAGCTGCTCGAAAGTAAGGATGAGAAGGACACATTGTACAACCAAGTTGAAACATTAAAGTCCGAATTGAATGAATTACAAGAACATATCTCATCTGGTAAGTTCAATAATACTATTCAAGGTACGATACCGAATGGAACACAGTCCTTGACCTTCAAGGAGAAGAATCCATCTAATGTTGAATACGGCGgagatgaaaatgatgagCTAGAGGAGATCAATCTAGAATTATTAAGGCTATTGAATGATTCGACAACCCTACATAAggaagttgttgaaaaccTATTTAAGGGACTGAAATTACCACCTGCAGTTGTTGCATCACAACCAAGTCAAAAGGAGGTGTTATTCCCAGCCAGAATaattattatcattttaTCGGACATGTGGAGATTAGGGTTAACATCTAGAAGTGAAACTTTTTTTGGAGAAGTATTATCAGTTATCCAAACTATGGTTTCAGAGTTAAAGGATGAGGATATCATCACGTATGGAGCATACTGGTTGACCAATACACATGAGTTATATTCATTTGTATCGTATGCTCAATCTACTGTCACAGCAAATGTTGAGATTGCCAAGGCGATGGGAGAGGAAGATTACAATATATTTATGAAATTAATTGCAGATGCGAAGGAAGATTTCGAGTCTTTATCATACAATATATACAACATatggatgaagaagattatgAATATATTGGACAAGAAGATTATTTCTGCTATTGTTTTGGGCCAATCATTACCTGGTTTTATGTCAACCGACCAGTCACCATTATTGAGTAAGATGTTCCAAAAGGATCCTAAATATACAATGGACGAtgttttgacttttttcaacaatgtctATTGGGCGATGAAATCCTACTATTTTGAGAACTATGTTATGGAGACGGTTATAATTGAGCTATTGAAGTTTGTCAATGCAAGCTgtttcaatgatttgattATGCGTAGAAACTTTTTATCATGGAAGAGGGGCTTACAGTTGAACTACAATGTCATGCGACTTGACGAATGGTGTAAGGGACATGGAATTCCAGACACCAGCAACTATCTCTCACATTTGTTCCAAGTTTCCAAGCTATTACAATTGAGAAAGAACACACCGGAGGACATTGACATAATCTATGAGATCTGTTATAAGTTGAAGCCTGTTCAGATTCAAAAGCTATTTTCCATTTACCATATAGCCGATTACGAAGttccaatttctccaaacaTTACCCAAGGTTTAGCTGATAAGGTACGTGAGAGTGGGCAGACGGATTATTTGGAGCCTGTCAATAAGGACACACTCTTTGACGATCCATTCAGAGACATCAAATTGAGGCCATTCAACAAGATTGAGGCTTATGTTCCAGCGCGGTTGAATGTGCCAACCATCAGACGGATTGTTGAGTTATCCACCTTGAATGCCACATACCAAAGTCAAATAAGTGAATAGATGTAActaaataaatatataacTAACTAACTAACTAACTAACTAACTAACTAACTAACTAACTAACTAACTAACTAACTAACTAACTAACTAACTAACTAACTAACCACCGACTAGTCAACACGCTAGGCGACTCGGTCAAGGAGAGAGGAAGGCCACAAGCAAAGACACGAAATTAAAATGTTTCCACTGCCAGAGACTGTATTGGGAATTTCTCATTTGACATATTTTTGCACCGGacttttttatttgcttCTATCCTGTATCTACATGCTGTGGAGGAACTTGAATTCTGAATACACTTGTCCGGCTGCCACTATAATAGAGGAGATAAACTTTGCATCACTCCtcctatattttttttttcactctGCTGTCCTCCTCTTTCTAAAGGATTAGCAGAATAtgagggggggggggagcaaaaaaaaaaaaaaaaccaggGCTAGTTATAGTCGGTTGAGGAGACGCCGATGAGTTTAAGCGTTGAATTTATAATTAGAAGTTAATAGTAGAAAGCGTGTGCACAAATGTAGACAAGATAAGGGAGAAGAGAGActatcttttttttattattagtaGTAGTATAATGGTTTCATGTCAATCGCCGTATTGGAAATTCAGTTGCTGAAATGGACAACCAAGGGGACAACTATAacaatgatgataatgatgacgACAAGGGCGACGCAGAGCTTCAACTTGAGGTTCTTCTTCCACATGTCTTTACGGACCTGGTTGGCGGACTTGTTGAAGAGCGAGGCGTTATTCTGGAGCGTGTATGCCCTGTTGTCAATATCTTCCAACACTTCCCCCCGCTCATTGATGGCCTGGATGTTATCCCTCATCATGCCGGCGGTGTCGTCAAGCGTCGACTGAAGGTTCTGCAGCTTGGAGCGGCCTTCCTCCTGGTGTGGCTGCGCATTGAAGGGCGACGGATCTTGAGGGTGGAGTTCTCTTGCAGCGTCATCGCTGAAGGGGTTGTATGGGTCGTAGGCTTGTGCACTGGACATGGAGCTTATATGTCTATATCTATATCTATGTGGGTGCAATAGCAGTTATATGTGTCTCCAGCAGAACCCGTGCAGATCCAATGTGTCCTGGTCTAGTGGCCAATTGCGTGTCTTCTCTTGGACACCCTTGCAAAAGGTATCTGTTGCGCTGGACCTTCTCACATTCTCACATTCTCATATTCCCACATTCTCACATTCTCACATTCCCACATTCCCACATTCTCATATTCCCACATTCTCATATTCCCACATTCTCATATTCTCACCACGTAGTGCGCGTCTATATAAATACACACAGTCTCGCCCAGTAGACGGCGCATGCGCCACAGAGAGCAAATGAGCCTCTATTAGAAGAAACAGCCAAACCCCCCCGGCGAAAATGTCAATGCTCGTCAATTTACCCACTGGTTGGCACGTCGACGCGGCGATTCTTAGCGAAAATGATCGCGTTGTTATAATTCGATTTGCAAAGAATGGGCTGAGCCGTGAAACTCTTTCTATTGACAGAATCTTAGAAAAGGCGGCTCCCCTCGTTGCGGGGTTTGCCGCCATTTATTTGTGCGACACAAGCACAGTCCCGGACTTTGACGAGATGTATGCCCTTAACGAGGGGGGGGCGCCCTTCAACGTGATGTTCTTTTGGCGTAATAAACATGTGATGGTAGACTTTGGTACTGGggaaaacaacaagatGGATTTCTTAATAAACAATGTACAAGAATTAATTGATATAATAGAATGTGTCTATAGAGGGGCCATTCAGGGGAAAGGACTCGTTGTTGCACCAAGGGATTATTCGTATATGAACAAGGGAGGGCGGCGAGTAAGAGAGTGAGGACGATCCAATTGAGGATGCGCACATTATGGTACGTGCAGATGCCGATAGCGAGGATTTTCCATCTACGTATATAGtgataaatatataaaaatatatatatatatacatatacatattcatcaacatgtattttgaatatatttataCGTTTATATCCATCCTCTCTGTTGTGCATTAGGCCCGACACATACCGGTAACCAACTCCTGTTTCGACCACCAACACTGCATTCCACACAGCACCTTGCCATGGCCTCGCAAAACTACCCTTCGTCCTTCGACGACCCCCTCCAAGAGTATGTATACGTTTGCCTCTAGGGCATGCATAGAGTGTTCTCCCACGGAGAGCTCTtcacacacacacacacacacacacacacacacacacacacacacacacatgGTTCGCATTACTAACTACCTGCCTCGTTCTACAGTATGTCCGtcttggaaaaaatatggtACCGTTCCAAACAGCAGCCTCTAGTCCCGCTAGGGTGTCTTGCCACCACGGCCGCAGTCATTATGGCCGCTAAGGGCGTCCGGACGGGGAACGCCCCTAAGGCCCAGTTCTGGTTTCGGTGGCGGGTGGGGCTCCAGGGCCTAACCTTGGTTGCCCTTGTCTTTGGGTCGCTCTATTACGACCAGCGCATTGCTGGGGCAAAGAAGACCGAGGAGGAGTTGGCCCTTGAGAAGGCCAGAATGAGAGAGAAGCTCTGggttgaagaattggagaGGAGAGATACCGAAATGAAGGAAAGACAAAAACGGGCCGAACTTGCCAGAAAGATGATGCAAGAAGGGGCAAATCCTGATTCGagttcaaattcaaattcaaattctaCATCTAACAATGTCTGATTCTCCCACTATTCACATGGTGAACAATGCTTGATCTCCTCTTGTGTTTCTTACCTATACAATTCAACGTGTTTATTGTTTTTAGCTTATTTATTCATGTACGCAGACATGCCCATAGGGGAATCCTCTGACTACAACATATATGCAAtttgatatatatatattcatAGTGATACATATAAAAACAAACGTATAATATATACAAACATACTATACCCAACGGGCAAAGCATTCTACTTGGCCAGTCTTGAGACTTAGTTAGGACCGTCAACAACGACATCAACGGcagttgttgctgttgctgttgctgttgctgctaCCCTTTCCCTCTCTGCCTTCTTCTTTAGCTTCTCCTCCTTACGGTTCCACCTCGTGTCATCCGGATTGAACCCACCTTGCTCACTGCCAAAGTACGCCCACTCGGGAGTCTCGCTGATGTAGTCCATCTTGTCGAAACTCTCCCCACTCTTGAGCAACTCGAAGAACCTCTCATAGTCAATATGTGTGTACCACTTGTCATCCACTAAGAACTTCTTACTGGCTATAAGGAAACAGCAAGAGTGTGCATGCTCACAAGCAAGCCCATACTCCAACCCCCGGTTGTTCAACTCCTCGTTGACTCTCTTGACGAACTTGACACACTCCTCATAGAAGGGGATGTTCTGCATCGTCAATGGATTACCGTTGCCCTCACTCGATCCACAAAAAGTGGCACCTTTGATCTCAATCAAAGCAGGCAACCCCCTCTCAACGAGATCCGCATACCCCCCAACACTCTCGTCACTCATGTTGAACCCCTTCACCAAAGTCAATCGGAAAACCGTACGTTGGTGACTCTGCACCGTACGCAAAATGTCCAAACACCTCTCCAGTCTGTCCCAATAATCCCTAAACAATGGCCTGTCAACAACTTTCAATTCCTCCTTGGTAGGTGCATCAATGGAGACGTACAACTGCGTCACCTTACCTAGCGTACTCAATTGGTCTGGATGCTGCGCATTACAAACCAAAAAGGAACTGATTTCCTTGTCATGTAACATCTCCAAGAACTGGTTGATATAAGGATAGAAAATCGGTTCTCCAACTAGAGACAATGCACAATGACGTACCTTAAACGCCTCATTGAATCGATCAATCAAAATCCCAGGCACCCCTCTCATCTGCTTGATCTTCTTATAATGACCTTCTAATGCACCATTGAGAATCATATCCGGCTTGTCAACTTCCCATCTCCAAGTGGTACCAACAGGATTGGTTCCATGTCTCCAGCAAAAGACACACTTGTTGGAACACGACAAAGATGGAGTCGTCTCCATACACCGATGTGAATTGATACCGTAGAATGCAAACTTATAACAGAACCCCCTCCCCCTCAATGCTGATTTGGTCCATCTACAAATCTTAACACCAGAATGTGAGCCAACAATAGTATAACCCTGCTTAGTCAATGACTTGTACGTTGGTGAATCCTTCGCcaccatttttttcttgtcgACTAAGTTGACCCGCTTCTCATTCCGTTGCAGATCTTCAACGTCCACTAGAGTACCATCATCCGAACTTCCACCTCCATTACCATCATCGTCTGAATTTGCAAGCTGCTCCTCATCCATACttgcatcttcatcttcatcgtcatcgtcatcttcttcataGAGAAATGGATCATCGTCTAATAGAAGATCAACCAATCTCTTAGTATACTCTTCACAAgattttttaaaattacTGCTCTTGACACACAATTCCCCAAAGGGGAAAACTCGGCGGCCTCCTAGCTTGGACAGCCATTTATCAGCTAACTTCCCCTGATAACAAAATAACTCGG
Protein-coding regions in this window:
- a CDS encoding uncharacterized protein (PKUD0E03250; similar to Saccharomyces cerevisiae YAL030W (SNC1) and YOR327C (SNC2); ancestral locus Anc_7.67): MSSAQAYDPYNPFSDDAARELHPQDPSPFNAQPHQEEGRSKLQNLQSTLDDTAGMMRDNIQAINERGEVLEDIDNRAYTLQNNASLFNKSANQVRKDMWKKNLKLKLCVALVVIIIIIVIVVPLVVHFSN
- a CDS encoding uncharacterized protein (PKUD0E03240; similar to Saccharomyces cerevisiae YAL029C (MYO4) and YOR326W (MYO2); ancestral locus Anc_7.68), whose protein sequence is MSTVQLDVGSLCWIPDEKLGWLPVKVKSLSKEGEKHKIELESEDDPERVITITTDDLSDSNPQVPLMRNHAENVEDLTTLSHLNEPSVLNVIKLRYSQFNIYTYSGIVLIAVNPFQRNDELYSSYRIRRYANTRRGDEEPHLFAIAEEAYRCMINRKENQSIVVSGESGAGKTVSAKYIMRYFASVDSDENQHDMSETEKQILATNPIMESFGNAKTTRNDNSSRFGKYLEILFDDNTVIRGAKIRTYLLERSRLVFQPKTERNYHIFYQMIQGLDEETKKSIHLTHVEDYYYLNQGGVPIIEGIDDRKEFEDTRNALSLIGIDSEKQLQIFKILSGLLHLGNIEIPKTRNNASLSSDEPNLVKACELLGLDPVLFAKWTVKKQIKTRFETINTDLKYNEAINARDAIAKYIYHNLFDWLVEYVNSDLCPPEIEESISTFIGVLDIYGFEHFEKNSFEQFCINYANEKLQQEFTQHVFKLEQQLYVDEEIEWSFIEFSDNQPCIDVIEKRLGVLDLLNEESGLPSGSDQQWADKLYQNLAKPPTDKVFKKPRFGNNKFIISHYALDVPYDTEGFVEKNRDTVSDGQKDTLKATTNEFLNEVLTRSEKSVNNEEGKVAPPKPGRKAPAKETLGSKFKGSLIELMKTINSSNVHYIRCIKPNEQKLAWEFDPNMVLSQLRACGVLETIKISCAGFPSKMTYPEFADSFNVLFDSNDRSRILKGDVDEEFLKSLTRSFMEEHIKDDHSFQIGKTKVFFKAGILGNIEKMKSDKNKKSAIIIQKYLRAYPPRKLFKETREATINLQSAIRGFIVRKNIQREKEEGASILLQSLTRGFIMRKRFAEAVKSCVRLQSQIRGFTIRKNVFKNHQNKAAILIQSVGRGSIARREFNKTRRAAIIIQSHGRRQLAKKEFSQLKEEAKSLNKMQQVQYSLENKVIELTQSLSSKIEENVRLVNEIEQLQSLVSKTQEEHSNLKTRMLETEGEHSNRIVEYENNIIELNNEISQVKFDYEAARKKVEELTESQNKLKVELTENLDALKKAQQELLESKDEKDTLYNQVETLKSELNELQEHISSGKFNNTIQGTIPNGTQSLTFKEKNPSNVEYGGDENDELEEINLELLRLLNDSTTLHKEVVENLFKGLKLPPAVVASQPSQKEVLFPARIIIIILSDMWRLGLTSRSETFFGEVLSVIQTMVSELKDEDIITYGAYWLTNTHELYSFVSYAQSTVTANVEIAKAMGEEDYNIFMKLIADAKEDFESLSYNIYNIWMKKIMNILDKKIISAIVLGQSLPGFMSTDQSPLLSKMFQKDPKYTMDDVLTFFNNVYWAMKSYYFENYVMETVIIELLKFVNASCFNDLIMRRNFLSWKRGLQLNYNVMRLDEWCKGHGIPDTSNYLSHLFQVSKLLQLRKNTPEDIDIIYEICYKLKPVQIQKLFSIYHIADYEVPISPNITQGLADKVRESGQTDYLEPVNKDTLFDDPFRDIKLRPFNKIEAYVPARLNVPTIRRIVELSTLNATYQSQISE
- a CDS encoding uncharacterized protein (PKUD0E03280; similar to Saccharomyces cerevisiae YPL207W (TYW1); ancestral locus Anc_6.220), with protein sequence MNEHIVALGAFAAFLYLAGKLGLLLLIVMCVGLMYCSKDVANGGDSVKRRSRRGNKSKVIPPSITKMRKAKDGEELYTGSQNPLGESPIYIFYSSLTGASKRVALQLYDTLNASLGAPLSLVVKLLSLDDDVEDLDDYFLNVPKLDKPPIYLLVLPSYESDSPIDYFLEMLRETSTDFRVDKYPLRALAGYAVLGLGDSESWPELFCYQGKLADKWLSKLGGRRVFPFGELCVKSSNFKKSCEEYTKRLVDLLLDDDPFLYEEDDDDDEDEDASMDEEQLANSDDDGNGGGSSDDGTLVDVEDLQRNEKRVNLVDKKKMVAKDSPTYKSLTKQGYTIVGSHSGVKICRWTKSALRGRGFCYKFAFYGINSHRCMETTPSLSCSNKCVFCWRHGTNPVGTTWRWEVDKPDMILNGALEGHYKKIKQMRGVPGILIDRFNEAFKVRHCALSLVGEPIFYPYINQFLEMLHDKEISSFLVCNAQHPDQLSTLGKVTQLYVSIDAPTKEELKVVDRPLFRDYWDRLERCLDILRTVQSHQRTVFRLTLVKGFNMSDESVGGYADLVERGLPALIEIKGATFCGSSEGNGNPLTMQNIPFYEECVKFVKRVNEELNNRGLEYGLACEHAHSCCFLIASKKFLVDDKWYTHIDYERFFELLKSGESFDKMDYISETPEWAYFGSEQGGFNPDDTRWNRKEEKLKKKAERERVAATATATATTAVDVVVDGPN
- a CDS encoding uncharacterized protein (PKUD0E03235) translates to MQRMPEHKESSLNTYPTFEPVHPESSSMGKKSSYIRKKLSKLGLSSSEVNLSRDQTEEENNRPLIEQDDEDDIGSPSNGFTKPEIRISNSMDDAEIPTLSADTTDPHSSSSGGKMDTKKHQTSTTHKIMQKLNHSTHSLTGIIPPPNLNKRKSTVSLNGYPSRHESPNRNANGYNAPKIPSKVYSSPSKNGSLNGRYLATNNDHSFITAANHNHTNNNMSLPMPPTLPRTSSSSSSKHSPSGSVSLSNPSSSDSENPKPLTASSLPQFVPVNITQAASGVLLPPTALAPIHKTVSGVSHKSSNSASNINVPGSSRADSTSQSSCYKRNAGLLQAVYRSTHKGDDISDNSDINTNETDSHPSANTNTNLRQGSYQNFHQADREFFSDHKEYTVSPNIINEFLNLKKSFQAGIKKRMELLEKENENLVSRIKQNNERLNNVHAQLAEQLDEIKNYIELVNEKKDNEVKNLYMEGISEKLSDLSARIDTVKKQMVINKSSVKLFDKKLTTIEKIRISNKARNKYIKLLLTIAASVIFLVFLILKFFGFNLVHFSIY
- a CDS encoding uncharacterized protein (PKUD0E03270; similar to Saccharomyces cerevisiae YML030W (RCF1); ancestral locus Anc_5.571); translated protein: MASQNYPSSFDDPLQDMSVLEKIWYRSKQQPLVPLGCLATTAAVIMAAKGVRTGNAPKAQFWFRWRVGLQGLTLVALVFGSLYYDQRIAGAKKTEEELALEKARMREKLWVEELERRDTEMKERQKRAELARKMMQEGANPDSSSNSNSNSTSNNV
- a CDS encoding uncharacterized protein (PKUD0E03260; similar to Saccharomyces cerevisiae YPR082C (DIB1); ancestral locus Anc_3.382), which produces MSMLVNLPTGWHVDAAILSENDRVVIIRFAKNGLSRETLSIDRILEKAAPLVAGFAAIYLCDTSTVPDFDEMYALNEGGAPFNVMFFWRNKHVMVDFGTGENNKMDFLINNVQELIDIIECVYRGAIQGKGLVVAPRDYSYMNKGGRRVRE